Below is a genomic region from Plasmodium knowlesi strain H genome assembly, contig: PKNH_00_13, whole genome shotgun sequence.
GGCTACGGTCACGGAGCCCGCGGAGAAGGCCAAACAATTTTCAGTAAGTGCATACATGCATgcgcacatatgtacatatatgcatatatgtgtgctcatatgtatatatatatatatatatatatatatatatatatatatgcatatgcataaatgcatatgcatatatacatatgtatgtatacatatatctgTGTACGTATATGCGTGCACACATCCTACATcttattttctctccttgTAGGCAAAGTTGAAGGGCGATTTGGAGGCAgcatgggaaaaattaaGCACTTCCCTGGTGCAGTCGGAGGCGAGTGATATAAAGACCCTCTGTCATAATGAAGTCTCATGGGTTCAAGGGGATACTACGAAGGATAAGTTCGAGAGGGAATATAAGAAGGATCTATGTGCTGGTTTAATGGGTATTCGTTATTTTTTGAGTGGTATAACAGAAttgggaggggggagggTGACGGTTGAGAAGAACATTACCGAAGACCAATGGTTTGCCCGGTGCACTGTGGGTATGTTGGCTCTATCCGACATCTATGGGGATCATTGTAAGCTGAATGAAGTTATAGGGAAAATATCGGATAAGGTCGAAGATAACTTAAGGAAGCATTTGAAGAATGAGGACGCACGCATGATCCAGAAGTGCGTAGGAAAAGTGGATGCTACCGCTTTAATGATTGGTAAATCCATTCTTgcgaataaaataaaagggtgGACAGAGGATAGGAGGAGCGCACAAGCGGATAATGGCTGGAGGTTAAGGCAGTTATGGCAGGGTAAATGGAAAAGTG
It encodes:
- a CDS encoding SICAvar, type I (fragment), which codes for MTTPSAGLLQTWLDEQVNGVIQGGATVTEPAEKAKQFSAKLKGDLEAAWEKLSTSLVQSEASDIKTLCHNEVSWVQGDTTKDKFEREYKKDLCAGLMGIRYFLSGITELGGGRVTVEKNITEDQWFARCTVGMLALSDIYGDHCKLNEVIGKISDKVEDNLRKHLKNEDARMIQKCVGKVDATALMIGKSILANKIKGWTEDRRSAQADNGWRLRQLWQGKWKSVCPHDGGQITDDGKKKELKENKDSMTKLMNLDNAQNKNNGMSLSDVLIGDSQQYSLKMETLTKAFQSALENANSGANTASVDLSKTIMDSISQLSQDQLG